In Setaria italica strain Yugu1 chromosome IX, Setaria_italica_v2.0, whole genome shotgun sequence, the genomic stretch TCGCACTCTGTCGAAGACAGGAATCGGAGAACCTTCGGTGGATGCCTGAGCATCTGGCCAATTTCGAAAGGCTACAAATCTCGAGCACATGAAAGTCAACTGCTTCGTACTATAAAGATTTCGAGAATTTCGAAGGTCCTGCAGAACCTACATGGCTGCATTATCCATGGCCGTCACTACATCTTCATTCGGGTGGTCAGTAGCACAGCATCCTCCTTTTCGTCCGGCCTCCACCGCACACGCCATGGTTGGCTACTACTCTATCGACCAAAAGAGGCCGCCGGTAGCCGAGGTCGCCGTCGCACGATCGCGACGTCGCCGTCacgctgcagcggcggcgcggttggGTCCACGTGGCGCGCACCGCGGGCGCTGGCGGTGCAAATGGGGCTCATCATCCTGAGGTGGCCGTGGCCTCACTCCCCCCGTCACCGGCCGGGCGAAACCTAATCCTCCTCCTGCCTGAATCGGGTCGCATTCGGGGAATGTCTTCCGGCCGGCCGCTAATTCCGTGGCGTAATCATGCCTTTTTGCATTAGCCGGGTTTGCTTTTTGCGCATTGGGCGGTGACTCATGCCATCATCCTGAATCTTTGCTATAAAACCCATGCACCGGGTGTTACTTGGACCAAGAGCCTGCAGCCTGGTCTCTGCTCTTGGTGTGGCTGCCGCATTGGCACACATCCAGGTAGTGGCAGTTCTGTCTCGGATAGACATTTTCTTCTTTTGACTCTGGCTTCTCTCTTCCTTTGGTCCTGAAACGGGTTAGGATGGTGACCTGAAATGAATCTCACTCATGGTTTGTTCACACGTGCGTGCAACTCAGTCTTGAATGATGCCTGCAGAGGCTGCGGCACCTCGGTGAAACCTGAGCTACCTGATGAGCAACATTGCTCCGATGGCCTCGCGGGCGCTCGCCGCGTGGCGGCAGCTCATCATGCTCCTCGCTCTCCTCttcctcgacgccgccgtcgcgagGCAGTGCTTCTGGCCGGGGCAGGCGCCCGATGACGCCGGGTGCCTGAGCTGGCGCGTCATGGTGGAGGCCAACAACGCCCGGGGCTGGCGCACGGTGCCCGCGCAGTGCGTCGGCTACGTCAAGGGGTACATGACCCGGGGCCAGTACCTCAGGGACCTGGCCGGCGTCATGGAGCAGGCCTCCGACTACGCCGACCAggtcgacgccggcgccgacggcctcGACGCCTGGGTCTTCGACATCGACGACACCTGCCTCTCCAACCTGCCCTACTACGAGACCAAGCAGTTCGGGTACGCACGACGCACGGCCTCTGCACTCCCCTGTCCAGGCATCTCGATCGCTACCGATCAGATGATGATTCGGTCTCCTTCCTTTTCCAGGGCGTACGACCCGTCGGCCTTCAAGGCGTGGGCGAGCAAGGAGGCCTGCCCGGGGATCCCGCCGGTGCTCGGGCTGTTCACGGCGCTGCTGGACAAGGGCTTCAAGGTCTTCCTCCTCTCCGGGAGGGACGAGGAGACCCTGGGCCCGTGCACGACCGGGAACCTGGAAGCGGAGGGCTTCTCCGGGTACGAGAGGCTCATCATGCGGTACGAGCGAGCACGCAGCTTCCCTGTTCGGTTCCCACTGTCCGAGTGTGCGAACTTTGGCACCGTTAGTGCGTCAGTGACGTGGACGGCTGAACATTCAGATTCACTGCCAAATAGGAAAAGGCTGGACGGTCCTCCCTTTGCGAGCAAACCAGTCACGATCCCTATCCCGAAATTGCCGTCGAGAACGTCATCCGGATTTCTTTTCCTCGATTTGCGCTCACAATTTGCTTTTACTGAAATGGCATGACTCGTGACGGCTTGCAGGACTCCGGAGTACCGCGGGCAGAGCTCGTCGGTGTTCAAGTCGGCGATGAGGAAGCAGCTCGTCGACGAAGGCTACAGGATCCGCGGCAACGTCGGGGACCAGTGGAGCGACCTGCAGGGCGACTGCGTCGGCGACCGCGTGTTCAAGATACCCAACCCCATGTACTTCGTCCCCTGAAGGAAAATTTCTGCCTCGACATGCCTGACCGATTTCATCAGGATCAAAGGTTGAGCGTACAAGCTATGTAGTGAAAAAAACGTGATGTAAACGCATGGCCAATGTGGAAGAAGCACAGGCCGTAAAAcaaatgcaaacaaaaaaaacaagatgAAAAACCCTCTTCTTTCACTCCAATGTCTGAATCACTGAATGTGCTCGTAACAAGCAAGTCAAACTGAACAATCCCCTGGCGAAGCAGTAGGCTGCAGTGCGGATCCAATCGCTCAAGACGAGGCGAGGCAAATTTGGCTAAGTTCTTGCCGGCGAGGCGCCCCCGGCGCGTCCGTGCTGCAGTGCGCCGCAACCCCGCTAGCAGTTCACATCGACAGGCACGGCGATCGACCACAACTGCCGGGGCGTGCCGGACCCGAAGATCCGCATCTTCGACGTGGGCCAGAAGCGGCGCGGCGTGAGTGAGTTCCCGCTGTGCGTGCACCTGGTGAGCTGGGAGAAGGAGAACGTCTCCAGCGAGGCCCTGGAGGCGGCCGGCCCGGATCGCGTGCAACAAGTACATGGCCAAGCAACGCGGGCAGGGAGCCAGGGACGCCTTGTTCCACCTCCTGGTGCGGGCGCACCCCTTCCACGTCCTCCGCATCAACAGGATGCTCTCCTGCGTGGGCGCCGACCGCCTGCAGACCGGGATGCGCGGCGCCTTCGGCAAGCCCACGGGCACCTGCGCCCGGGGTCAGCATCGGGCAGGTACTCCTCTCCGCGCGGTGCCGCGACGCGCACGCGCCCCAGGCGCACGAGGCGCTCCGCAGGGGATTGGAGCAATGGTCCATGACGTTGCACACCAGTGCCCTATATCGATCTTTGAATAAATAGTTGTATTGATGAGACACACATGACATACACGATCACTTCTACGAATCAATCAAGCTAATGGTTCTCGGATGGAAACATGATATCGTAGCGACGAGCTGTGCGAGACTCACTAAGAAGTGTAGAATCACAAGGAAAATGAGAGAGTGGATATCACCTTAGAAAAGTTGGTGGTCTTATACCCCTTGCACCGAATTCGTCTTTAGAGTGCGTGTTACTTCCTTTATTCACGAATTCAAACATGACATCCACATGTCCTTATTACCTTacctaatttttttaaaaaaagaatgtcattccttttcttttatcaaaGTTTCATTTTCTATATCTCTCTAGTCTCACTCATTTTTGCTAGATTTTATCAAAagatttcacaaaaaaaatttatGGGATAGTTTCCACAAAATTCCTTTAAAAATTTTTCCTAAAGATATTTCTGAATTGTTATTGCAAACTCTTTGAAAAAGTTTCTATATATTTTATAATTTCTTTAAAAAAGCTGTAAAATCTTTTGAAAGATCCCGATGAGTGATgagattttttttgaatttttgtgCTTAATGTTTTGGACGAAACTTGTAGGGGTGGTGGGAAAAGATAGAGCCACTAGGGGCATGGCCTTAGGTGTGGGTCGGTGCTTTCTATAATGTAGTCTAGCTAGTTCAATCCTTTTATTGAGTGGTTTTATGTCTAGGTGTGTCAACCTCCACCCGTAATCAGGGGTGGTTCCAGGACTCGGGCTGGGGGGTCGGGACCCGTGCAGATTATCCCCTTAGGATAGTTAAATTTTTATGATCAGAAAAAAGGCCCAACAGCCTAGTTCATCCACAGACCACTGTTTCATCTCGGGGCTTGGTCAATTTCTAGGTACGCCACCGTTCCTAATTGATATTATTcatggaaggagaagaaaacaaCGTGCAACGAGTGTTCTTCTAAAAGCTTCGTTTCACTTATTCTAGCATTTTATCTCGCTCCTTTCTCACCTGAATTTGTGGCAATCCGATCTATGCTAACATCCATGCATGTTGTTAGGTTAGTGTACTACCAATGAGTAATGACACATGCATATTTTGGATCATTTGCGGTAGTTACTGCTGTAAATTAAAATCAGGGGAGGGGTTTTAGAGTCAACAGATACTCTAGATCAAACTTAAGCCATAGGTTTTCTATCTAACGATTGCGTAATTCTTTGTGACAACCCTTCGATATCCCCATCTATTCTTGTTTTGGGTGAgcttttcgaaaaaaaaaatgtttgggtGCACACAGGATGGATTGGGCCGGGCTGATgacgagcgacgacgacgattGGCGACCGTCGCACCTGTGTGAGACCACAGACACAGAGGATCACCTCGGGCTCCGGCCTCCACACCGCTGCCGGCTAGCAGTCGGCTTCGtccccttcctcccctttcttaAACCTTCCGTACCCACTCGTCGGGGCTTCGCTCGTCTCCAGAGATTTCGCCTGAAGAGAAGAAACCCACGAGGGATCCGCAGATGAAGATAATTCCGGTACCTTGCCTGGAGGACAACTATGCCTACCTGTACGAATCGGCCTCTGCGTCGCTTGTTTGCCCCTTTCCTTCAGCGATTCGTTTGGAGTCATTGAGTTTGAGTTCCTGATTTGCTATTTGTTTTAATTCCTTTCCAAGAATCGTGGACGAGAGCACCAAGAAGGCGGCGGCCGTTGACCCGGTGGAGCCGGAGAAGGTTCTCAAGGCTGCCAGCGAGGTCGGCGCCTACGTCGACTGCGTCCTCACCACCCACCACCACTGGTATACCATCGTCTCCTTCCAGCTCTCTTTGGGTTCAGTACTTGCTAGTGTTAGAGCATCCTGATTCTTGCTTGCTAGAGTTGTTGAACATCATCTTATTACCATATTAGAGTTGGGGTCACAAAAGGGCTTCATATGTAGGCATTTATTACTAGCTAATAGATCCGGTTAGTGCCAGGGATTGGTCCAGTCACAAACACTCAATTAATCCAGTTATTACATAATTGCTGTAAGGGTTTGTGAGTGACTACAGATATGCACATAGGAATTCAATAGATGGACCTTTCCAACTTGCGATTTTGCTATTCTCTGAGTCTAATTGCTACATGGACCGTGGAAGTAGAAAACTATTGTGTAATACATACCGTGTTGAATGTTGTTTGCTGGTAATGAAGTTCACAAAGTATTTGCTATTGCTAAAACgtccttgcaaaaaaaaacaaagaaagaaagaaagaaaaaaggaaagtaAGGTCTCAGGGAATATGCAGCTAGCAGCTTCTTGTTCACTATGCTATGTTGAAGAATGCAATTTTAAGGAATGAAGAAACCAGCTTCCAGTCAGGAAATGCGGTTGATTATGCAATGGAAGTGCTTGACGTATGTGATGTGTTCTTGGGCTTAGTTGTTTTCCATTCTTAGAGTAGTCTATTTTCACTCTAAATTTGCAACATGCTGTTTAGACTGCTGGGGAGTAGGCTTTCTCATCACTCATCTGTGATGTAACATCTAGTGTGAAGTGTACTTATGTGATGCTTTCATCTCTTCAATGGAATGGGGGATTTCTCCTGCTCCACTTCTAAAAAGTGCAAATCGACTACAATGTCAAATAGGTAGTCAAAAAGGTCTATGCTTTAAAAATAATTATCGTGTGGCAGAAAGTACTCTGCGTGAACTAAAAATGAACAGGTGTTGGTGAACTTCATGGCAATTTTCTACTATATTATTAATGGATCGTGCAACTGATTTTGTGCTTCTAGGGATCATGCTGGTGGCAATGAGAAGATGAGACTGCAGGTGCCAGGGATAAAGGTCTATGGAGGATCCCTGGACAATGTGAAAGGCTGCACTGATCAGGTGGAGAATGGAACAAAGTTGTCACTTGGGAATGACATTGAGATACTATGCCTACACACTCCTTGGTATGCGATTAACTATGCTATTCTCTTGGCCTATTTCACTTCCCTAGCGTGCTTTTTTTTTCAGTACCATAGAAACAGTCACTTCTTGAGTAAGGCTGAtttatttacaaaattcaaaCTACCAAATAAGAGTCCTTTGAAATTATGAATTTAGTATAATATACAGCTCCTAGTTCACTTTAGAAAAATTTATAACTTTCTCCTTTTGAGGCTCTTTTATATCCAAGGAACCTGCATCAAGGAGCGGCACATACACGCTATTAGTGTTACTTAAAAGACTTAGCTGAGCTCTGATAAATCCTCACGTGAATTATGCATGGGAGTTTTATTTGTGTTTGCTTAGTAGAAGctttttgataattttttttctggTCCCTGCCGTTTTGTTTCTTCAACAGTCACACAAAAGGTCATATTAGCTACTATGCTACTAGTAAAGAGGGGGAAGATCCAGTGGTCTTCACTGGAGACACTTTGGTTAGTATATGCACCTGACTTACTCTGATGTCTCCTTTCATCTTTATATCCTAACCTTTTTATAAATAAACACAGTTCATTGCTGGTTGTGGGAGGTTTTTTGAGGGTACTGCAGAGCAAATGTATCAGTCCCTTATTGTTACATTGGGCTCGCTGCCAAAGTCAACTCAGGTTTACTGTGGGCATGAGGTATGATCTCTTGTTTTCATACCGGATTCTTCCTGTCATCCCATAATGCTAGGCTTTCATCCTGGAGGAACCTGAATGTCATTGAATCTGTATTGTATATAAATAACTATGTTGTTCCTTTACCATTTAGTATGGAATATTTTATTATCAATGACCGAAGGGCATGTACAGTTTTACTTTGCATTTTCTGGTTTGTTCTCTTAGGAATAGGTAGTTTCTAGATTGTCCAATGATTTATCAGATGTCTTCTATAATTGGTTGAATGCCTTTTTAATGCATTTGTGTTCCCCAGAATGGAATCCAGTAGCAATGGGATAATATGATGGATTTATGTTTTCTTGTGCCTCCTTTTGTTCCCTCTAATAGAGGAGAATTATAGATATGTAGCATATACGTTCATTTGTTGCTGGGCTCTTTGCTTTTCCATTTCATGTGCTATCTTGATAACAGATGATTTACATGTGAGCTACTTGTTCATGTTCTTTGTTATTCCCATTGTTGAATTTCGACTTCCTTTTGAACTTCACTTGTAAAAGATGCTGGAAACTTGAGTGAAAACATGCATCATAACAGCCTTAACAAGAAGACAATAACCACCAATATTCGATCATTTTGGTTTATTTTCTTAATATGGTATACTAATTGGCTTGGTCGTAGATACATACTATTTTCTTAGCAGTTGCATGTTGACTTGCAGTACACTGTGAAGAGCCTAAAATTCATGCTGACACTCGAGCCGGAGAATGAGAAGA encodes the following:
- the LOC101767584 gene encoding acid phosphatase 1; this encodes MSNIAPMASRALAAWRQLIMLLALLFLDAAVARQCFWPGQAPDDAGCLSWRVMVEANNARGWRTVPAQCVGYVKGYMTRGQYLRDLAGVMEQASDYADQVDAGADGLDAWVFDIDDTCLSNLPYYETKQFGAYDPSAFKAWASKEACPGIPPVLGLFTALLDKGFKVFLLSGRDEETLGPCTTGNLEAEGFSGYERLIMRTPEYRGQSSSVFKSAMRKQLVDEGYRIRGNVGDQWSDLQGDCVGDRVFKIPNPMYFVP
- the LOC101768531 gene encoding hydroxyacylglutathione hydrolase cytoplasmic, translated to MKIIPVPCLEDNYAYLIVDESTKKAAAVDPVEPEKVLKAASEVGAYVDCVLTTHHHWDHAGGNEKMRLQVPGIKVYGGSLDNVKGCTDQVENGTKLSLGNDIEILCLHTPCHTKGHISYYATSKEGEDPVVFTGDTLFIAGCGRFFEGTAEQMYQSLIVTLGSLPKSTQVYCGHEYTVKSLKFMLTLEPENEKMKQKLEWAEKQREANQPTVPSTIGDEFEINTFMRVDLPEIQAKFGAKSPVEALREVRKIKDNWKGGNEIYCRAML